A single Paenibacillus kribbensis DNA region contains:
- the guaA gene encoding glutamine-hydrolyzing GMP synthase, translated as MNKPNEIVVVLDFGGQYNQLIARRIRDLGVYSELLPYNTPAEKLRELAPKGIVFSGGPSSVYTDNAPQVDRAIYDLGIPIFGICYGMQLMAHQLDGKVERAGKREYGKADVLFNEGARLAKGLDSRQTVWMSHGDHVTDLPSGFTLDAGTESAPIAAMSHPERNLYAVQFHPEVRHSVQGNEMISNFLYEVCGCEGNWTMESFIEDQIREIRQQVGDKKVLCALSGGVDSSVVAMLIHKAIGDQLTCMFIDHGLLRKGEAESVMDTFVGKFDMKVVKIDARERFLSKLAGVDDPEQKRKIIGNEFIYVFEEESAKFDDFDFLAQGTLYTDIVESGTATAQTIKSHHNVGGLPEDMKFKLIEPLNALFKDEVRKVGEECGLPAEIVWRQPFPGPGLAIRVLGEVTEDKLKIVRESDYILREEIAKAGLDREIWQYFTALPNMKSVGVMGDARTYSYTVGIRAVTSIDGMTADWARIPWDVLEKISVRIVNEVENVNRIVYDVTSKPPATIEWE; from the coding sequence ATGAATAAGCCTAATGAAATCGTTGTAGTTCTCGACTTTGGAGGACAGTACAACCAGTTAATTGCAAGAAGAATTCGGGATCTCGGTGTATATAGCGAGCTCCTTCCATACAATACGCCTGCGGAGAAGCTGAGAGAGCTGGCGCCGAAAGGGATTGTTTTCTCAGGCGGACCTTCCAGCGTGTATACAGACAATGCTCCTCAGGTGGACCGGGCCATTTATGATCTTGGCATTCCTATTTTTGGCATTTGCTATGGTATGCAGCTGATGGCTCACCAGTTGGATGGTAAGGTAGAACGTGCGGGCAAGCGTGAGTACGGCAAAGCAGACGTGTTATTCAATGAGGGTGCTCGATTGGCTAAAGGTTTGGATTCCCGCCAAACGGTATGGATGAGCCATGGGGATCATGTTACAGATCTGCCATCCGGCTTTACACTGGATGCAGGAACAGAGAGTGCACCGATTGCCGCGATGAGCCATCCGGAACGGAATCTGTATGCGGTACAGTTTCATCCAGAGGTACGTCATTCCGTTCAGGGTAATGAAATGATTAGTAACTTCCTGTATGAAGTGTGCGGTTGTGAAGGCAACTGGACGATGGAATCGTTCATTGAAGATCAAATCCGTGAAATCCGTCAGCAAGTAGGCGACAAGAAAGTTTTGTGTGCTTTAAGTGGTGGTGTGGATTCCTCCGTTGTAGCAATGCTCATTCATAAAGCCATCGGCGACCAACTGACATGTATGTTCATTGACCACGGACTGCTGCGCAAGGGCGAAGCTGAAAGTGTAATGGATACGTTCGTTGGCAAATTTGATATGAAAGTTGTCAAAATCGATGCTCGTGAACGCTTCCTGTCCAAACTGGCAGGAGTCGATGATCCTGAGCAAAAACGTAAAATCATCGGTAATGAGTTTATCTACGTCTTTGAAGAAGAATCTGCCAAGTTTGATGATTTTGACTTCCTGGCGCAAGGCACGCTGTACACAGATATTGTAGAGAGCGGAACAGCAACGGCACAAACCATCAAATCGCACCATAACGTGGGCGGTTTGCCGGAAGACATGAAGTTCAAGCTGATCGAACCACTGAATGCATTGTTCAAGGATGAAGTGCGTAAAGTCGGTGAAGAATGCGGACTGCCAGCTGAGATTGTATGGCGTCAGCCATTCCCGGGTCCGGGCCTTGCCATTCGTGTATTGGGTGAAGTGACAGAGGACAAGCTCAAGATTGTCCGTGAATCGGATTATATTTTGCGCGAGGAGATTGCCAAAGCCGGTCTGGACCGTGAAATCTGGCAATACTTCACCGCTCTGCCGAATATGAAGAGTGTTGGTGTTATGGGCGATGCCCGTACGTACTCTTACACCGTAGGTATTCGTGCGGTAACCTCCATCGACGGCATGACCGCCGACTGGGCGCGTATTCCTTGGGACGTATTGGAGAAAATTTCGGTACGTATCGTTAATGAAGTAGAAAATGTAAACCGTATCGTGTACGATGTAACCTCCAAACCACCAGCAACGATTGAGTGGGAATAG
- a CDS encoding ABC transporter permease — protein sequence MMYYLGLISEYLKNYMKSRLTYRADFWVEVISDLLFQATNLIFILVIFMHTDSLGGWSENEVVFVYGFFMVPYGLFTCFVNLWNFSERYIVKGELDRVMTRPAYNLFQIFLENVDPPALVGSVIGLIIMGISGAQMDLHMAWWFIPVLIVMSLSAVAIYTGIYTILTSISFFSDAPTGIIPLMYNIQGYGRYPITIYNRAIQVVLTWILPFAFVGVYPASLFLQREDMRQMALLTPVMGAVFLTLGLLAWNWGIRRYRGAGS from the coding sequence ATGATGTACTATTTGGGTCTCATTAGCGAATATTTGAAAAATTACATGAAGTCACGGCTCACCTATCGGGCCGATTTTTGGGTGGAAGTTATTTCGGACCTGCTGTTTCAGGCCACAAATCTTATTTTTATTTTGGTCATTTTTATGCATACGGACAGTCTGGGCGGCTGGAGTGAAAATGAAGTGGTGTTCGTTTACGGCTTTTTCATGGTTCCGTACGGACTATTCACCTGTTTTGTCAACCTTTGGAACTTTAGCGAGCGCTATATTGTCAAAGGGGAACTCGACCGGGTTATGACCCGTCCCGCATATAATCTGTTCCAGATTTTCCTTGAAAATGTAGACCCGCCAGCGCTGGTGGGATCGGTGATTGGTCTGATTATTATGGGAATCAGCGGCGCGCAGATGGACCTGCATATGGCGTGGTGGTTTATTCCGGTACTCATCGTGATGAGTCTGAGCGCTGTAGCGATTTATACTGGGATCTACACCATTTTGACCTCCATTTCGTTCTTTTCAGACGCACCGACAGGAATTATTCCGCTCATGTATAATATTCAGGGCTACGGCCGTTATCCGATAACGATTTACAACCGAGCCATTCAGGTGGTGTTGACCTGGATTCTGCCCTTTGCTTTTGTTGGTGTATATCCGGCGTCCCTGTTCCTTCAGCGGGAGGATATGCGGCAGATGGCGCTCTTAACTCCTGTGATGGGCGCAGTGTTTCTGACTTTGGGCTTATTGGCATGGAATTGGGGGATTCGGCGTTATCGGGGCGCTGGCTCATAG
- a CDS encoding NCS2 family permease, giving the protein MERFFKLKEHGTNIRTEIIAGITTFMTMAYILVVNNTFLGPTGAGMPSEAVFFATAVGAGLVTILMGLFVNVPIGMAPGMGLNAYFMTVVLSSNGVITWQAALGAVFISGIVFLILTVTRVRQMLLVAVPENLKTAITVGIGLFITIVGFKLCNLVMVSIVPGTDVGQPVPGHAFNLVLGSLVHQKDALLALIGLLIIAALMVVRVKGALLIGIVATTLIGIPMGVTNLSSLTTGNWIPDFTNLAVGQLDLKAALHIGLFDIIFIFTFVELFDTFGTLVGTATRAGIMKDKKKGEKIIGKAMLVDAVGVSTGAVLGTSTITAFVESSAGVEEGGRTGLTAVTTGILFLLSLFIAPLALVVPSAATAPALIIVGVLMMSQVRNIDWDNFLLAFPAFLTIVLMPFTGGIANGISAGILSYVVLAVFSNLFTSNKVKIHWLMWVLAIIVVIRFAFMGSE; this is encoded by the coding sequence ATGGAGCGTTTCTTTAAATTAAAGGAACATGGAACAAACATCCGCACCGAGATTATTGCGGGGATTACTACTTTTATGACCATGGCTTACATCCTGGTGGTCAATAATACCTTTTTGGGCCCGACTGGTGCGGGGATGCCTAGTGAAGCTGTTTTTTTTGCGACAGCAGTAGGTGCGGGTCTGGTTACCATTTTGATGGGGCTATTCGTTAATGTGCCGATCGGCATGGCCCCGGGCATGGGTTTGAATGCATATTTTATGACGGTAGTCTTGAGTTCTAATGGTGTAATCACTTGGCAAGCGGCACTTGGCGCTGTGTTTATATCCGGTATCGTCTTTCTGATTTTAACCGTGACACGAGTAAGACAGATGTTGCTTGTTGCGGTTCCGGAAAATTTAAAGACAGCTATTACGGTGGGTATCGGCTTGTTTATTACGATTGTCGGCTTCAAGCTCTGTAATTTGGTTATGGTGAGCATCGTTCCAGGTACAGATGTTGGTCAACCGGTTCCAGGTCATGCTTTTAATTTGGTTCTGGGCAGCTTGGTTCATCAAAAGGATGCGTTGCTGGCGTTAATCGGCTTGCTTATTATCGCAGCGCTGATGGTTGTTCGGGTCAAAGGTGCTTTGCTGATTGGAATCGTAGCAACAACATTGATCGGTATTCCGATGGGAGTAACGAATCTGAGCAGCTTGACGACAGGAAACTGGATTCCTGATTTCACTAACCTGGCAGTAGGCCAGTTAGATTTGAAGGCTGCTCTGCATATTGGACTGTTTGATATTATCTTCATTTTCACTTTTGTGGAGCTGTTTGATACGTTTGGAACACTGGTGGGGACAGCTACCCGTGCAGGGATCATGAAGGATAAGAAAAAGGGCGAGAAAATCATCGGTAAAGCTATGTTGGTGGATGCTGTTGGTGTAAGTACGGGGGCAGTATTGGGTACCAGTACCATTACAGCGTTCGTGGAAAGCTCCGCAGGAGTGGAAGAAGGCGGACGTACCGGTCTGACTGCCGTAACGACAGGTATTCTGTTTCTGTTGTCCCTCTTTATCGCACCGTTGGCACTGGTTGTACCTTCCGCGGCTACGGCTCCAGCTCTAATTATTGTCGGGGTGTTAATGATGAGTCAGGTTCGCAATATTGACTGGGATAACTTCCTGCTTGCCTTCCCTGCATTTTTGACTATCGTATTGATGCCTTTCACAGGCGGGATTGCGAACGGTATTTCTGCTGGTATTTTGTCTTACGTTGTGCTGGCAGTGTTCAGTAACTTGTTTACCAGCAATAAAGTTAAAATTCACTGGCTTATGTGGGTGCTTGCTATTATTGTAGTGATTCGATTTGCCTTTATGGGCTCCGAATAA
- the bcp gene encoding thioredoxin-dependent thiol peroxidase, producing MPTASTVIGQLAPDFELPGSGGKGVKLSDYRGSRVLLYFYPKDLTSSCSTQACDFRDKHMEFEGLNTVILGVSPDPLKQHDKFIAKYGLPFQLLSDVEHLVAETYGVWQQKQMYGKQYMGIVRSTFLIDENGILVHEWRGLRVKGHIDAALNYIREQAEQS from the coding sequence ATGCCCACGGCATCTACCGTGATTGGACAACTGGCACCGGACTTTGAATTGCCGGGGAGTGGGGGAAAAGGCGTTAAGCTGTCTGATTATAGAGGCAGCAGGGTGCTGCTGTATTTCTATCCGAAGGATTTGACCTCCAGCTGCTCGACACAAGCGTGTGATTTTCGGGATAAGCATATGGAGTTTGAAGGCTTGAATACAGTCATTCTCGGGGTAAGCCCTGATCCACTCAAGCAGCATGACAAGTTTATTGCCAAGTATGGACTACCTTTTCAACTGCTGTCCGATGTAGAGCATCTGGTGGCTGAGACATACGGGGTATGGCAGCAGAAACAGATGTATGGCAAGCAGTACATGGGCATCGTTCGCTCTACATTTCTTATCGATGAGAACGGTATTCTGGTTCATGAATGGCGTGGCTTGAGAGTCAAAGGGCATATCGATGCTGCGCTGAATTACATTCGGGAGCAGGCTGAGCAATCGTAA
- a CDS encoding ketoacyl-ACP synthase III, whose amino-acid sequence MLNSKAKLTALGTYVPERILTNADLEKLVDTSDEWIVQRTGMRERRIAAEDQYVSDLCIQAITRMINLYNVNINDVDMIIVATSTPDYYFPSTASRIQAHFNIPDTGSMDVSAACAGFAYGLHLANGLITGGLHRKVLVVGAETLSKITDYTDRTTCVLFGDGAGVALVEYDEDEGSFLAADIGTYGQGGAHLYRAGLSNYLDGEKLQDHGFIAQNGREVYKWAVRSVPTGIERLLNQADMKKEDLDWFVPHSANLRMIESICERSIIPLEETLTSVEFYGNTSAASIPLALQCGLDDGRLRHGQHVILYGFGGGLTYAGLLLKWSVPDL is encoded by the coding sequence TTGTTGAATTCAAAAGCAAAGCTAACGGCTCTTGGCACTTATGTACCTGAGCGGATTTTAACGAATGCTGACCTGGAGAAGCTTGTGGATACTAGTGATGAGTGGATTGTACAACGAACGGGTATGCGTGAACGGAGAATTGCAGCTGAAGATCAATATGTCTCTGATTTATGTATACAAGCAATTACACGTATGATTAATCTTTATAACGTAAATATAAACGATGTTGACATGATTATTGTAGCGACGAGTACTCCTGATTACTACTTTCCAAGTACGGCCTCACGTATTCAGGCTCATTTCAATATTCCGGATACAGGGTCGATGGATGTTAGTGCAGCATGTGCAGGGTTTGCTTATGGACTTCATTTGGCAAATGGACTTATTACGGGTGGTCTGCACCGCAAGGTGTTAGTAGTAGGGGCGGAAACGTTATCCAAAATTACGGATTATACGGATCGGACGACATGTGTACTTTTTGGAGATGGAGCAGGTGTGGCACTGGTTGAATACGACGAGGATGAAGGATCATTTTTGGCTGCGGATATAGGAACCTACGGCCAAGGGGGAGCGCATCTTTACCGGGCAGGATTATCTAATTACTTGGATGGAGAGAAGCTGCAAGATCATGGATTTATCGCTCAAAATGGACGTGAGGTTTATAAATGGGCCGTTCGCTCCGTTCCAACAGGAATCGAACGTTTATTGAATCAGGCCGATATGAAGAAGGAAGATCTCGACTGGTTTGTACCTCATAGCGCTAATTTGAGAATGATCGAGTCCATATGTGAAAGAAGCATAATACCATTGGAGGAGACGCTGACAAGTGTAGAGTTTTATGGCAATACATCAGCGGCGTCTATCCCGTTAGCTTTACAGTGCGGTTTGGATGATGGACGTTTACGGCATGGACAGCATGTCATTTTATATGGATTTGGAGGCGGCCTGACATATGCGGGTCTGCTACTAAAATGGAGTGTGCCTGATTTGTAA
- a CDS encoding universal stress protein, giving the protein MLFSKILLAYDGSDAANKALLKAAELIKASPSSKLEVITAFDFPRIFMGEGLAPIPASMNKEYYDLAEQTTDEAKKRLAEQGVEAKVELIQGSPAEVVLDYANENGFDVIVIGSRGLGGIREFVLGSVSHNVVQHARIPVLVVK; this is encoded by the coding sequence ATGCTATTCTCAAAAATATTGCTTGCTTATGACGGTTCGGATGCGGCCAATAAGGCTTTGCTGAAGGCGGCTGAATTAATCAAGGCATCACCGTCCTCGAAGCTTGAGGTTATAACGGCATTTGATTTCCCGCGAATTTTTATGGGTGAAGGCTTAGCTCCAATCCCGGCTTCGATGAATAAAGAATATTACGATTTGGCGGAGCAGACTACGGATGAAGCTAAAAAGCGGCTTGCTGAGCAAGGCGTAGAGGCCAAGGTGGAGCTGATTCAAGGTTCGCCAGCCGAAGTTGTTTTGGATTATGCCAATGAAAATGGCTTTGATGTGATTGTGATCGGCAGCCGCGGCTTGGGTGGTATTCGTGAATTTGTATTGGGCAGCGTGAGTCACAATGTAGTACAGCATGCGCGTATTCCTGTGCTGGTTGTTAAGTAA
- a CDS encoding type II asparaginase, which translates to MKKMTMIPLLASFIIGSTLWSGGFTNITAAATSTTAPASVSTTADKSEKPQANHLPNIKILATGGTIAGSSAVNTDTTGYKAGSLGVEALMKAVPEMKSIANVSGEQIVNIDSTDMNNDILLRLAKRTNELLARDDVDGIVITHGTDTLEETAYFLDLVVKSDKPVVVVGSMRPATAISADGPFNLYNAVKVAGASSSKGQGVLVLLNDRIGSARYVSKTNTTTVDTFKSVEQGYLGAVVGDQVYYYNKSVRKHTTASVFDISNLTELPQVDILYEYQNNGRYLYDAAVAAGAKGIVVAGSGNGSLSKASREGAEAAGKKGVIIARSTRVGSGVVSPSTKDAASNFVSTDSLNPQKARILLMLALTQTHDVNQIQSFFNEY; encoded by the coding sequence ATGAAAAAAATGACGATGATTCCCCTGTTGGCCAGCTTTATTATCGGAAGTACTTTATGGAGTGGCGGATTTACGAACATTACGGCAGCAGCCACCAGCACGACTGCACCTGCTTCTGTCTCTACGACTGCAGACAAATCTGAAAAACCGCAAGCCAATCATTTGCCCAACATCAAAATACTTGCTACCGGAGGAACCATTGCAGGCTCGTCAGCCGTCAATACCGATACAACAGGCTACAAAGCAGGCTCACTAGGTGTTGAAGCCTTGATGAAGGCTGTTCCTGAGATGAAAAGTATTGCAAACGTCAGCGGTGAACAGATTGTAAACATAGACAGCACCGATATGAATAACGACATTCTCTTAAGGCTTGCCAAACGCACCAATGAACTGCTTGCCAGAGATGACGTTGATGGAATCGTGATTACACACGGTACTGATACATTGGAAGAAACCGCCTATTTCCTGGATCTTGTGGTCAAAAGCGATAAGCCTGTAGTGGTCGTTGGCTCTATGCGTCCAGCTACAGCGATCAGCGCCGATGGACCTTTTAACCTCTACAATGCTGTGAAAGTCGCCGGGGCTTCAAGCTCCAAAGGTCAAGGCGTACTCGTACTGCTGAATGATCGTATTGGTTCAGCAAGATACGTCAGCAAGACAAATACGACCACAGTAGATACGTTCAAGTCCGTGGAACAGGGATATCTGGGAGCTGTTGTCGGAGATCAAGTGTATTACTATAATAAATCTGTACGTAAGCATACAACTGCTTCCGTATTCGACATCTCCAATCTGACCGAGCTTCCACAGGTAGATATTTTATACGAATATCAAAACAACGGTCGCTATCTGTATGATGCAGCCGTAGCAGCTGGTGCCAAAGGGATCGTTGTAGCCGGTTCCGGGAATGGCTCCTTGTCGAAAGCCTCTAGAGAAGGTGCTGAGGCTGCTGGCAAAAAAGGAGTCATTATCGCCCGTTCCACCCGTGTAGGAAGTGGAGTCGTATCTCCATCGACGAAAGACGCGGCATCGAACTTTGTTTCCACCGATTCGCTCAATCCGCAAAAAGCACGGATTTTGCTCATGCTCGCTTTGACCCAAACACATGATGTTAACCAAATTCAATCCTTCTTCAATGAATACTGA
- a CDS encoding DUF4023 family protein — translation MESTHEYVEKLRENAKKAEHNRKRGKGTPSASLPTKQHTKNP, via the coding sequence ATGGAAAGCACCCATGAATACGTTGAAAAACTGCGAGAAAATGCAAAAAAGGCAGAGCACAACCGTAAACGGGGAAAAGGAACTCCCAGCGCCAGCCTGCCAACCAAACAGCATACCAAAAATCCCTGA
- a CDS encoding DedA family protein has protein sequence MDVLKWIAQLFEEYGYGVLFFGLLLEFIALPFPGETTMAYAGYLSYSGTLDFGKLVLLAFLGTTIGMTITYFIGKWAGLPFIQKYGKWVLLSPDKLEKTQKWFQRYGYWLIFLGYFIPGVRHFTGYFSGIIAIPLRKFALYAYSGALFWVILFLSIGKLFGPQWDAIFHLVELYALRIAAVVGILLLLYVVYRWRAFLFSPFYKSDKSVKTSNKKDSQ, from the coding sequence ATGGATGTGCTGAAGTGGATCGCGCAATTGTTCGAAGAATACGGATACGGCGTCCTTTTTTTCGGCTTGCTGCTTGAGTTTATTGCTTTGCCTTTTCCCGGGGAAACCACGATGGCCTATGCGGGATATCTCTCCTATTCGGGCACCCTGGATTTCGGTAAACTGGTGCTGCTGGCCTTTTTGGGCACAACTATCGGTATGACCATTACCTACTTTATTGGAAAATGGGCTGGACTCCCCTTTATTCAGAAATACGGTAAATGGGTTCTCTTATCGCCGGACAAGCTTGAAAAAACACAAAAGTGGTTTCAACGATATGGGTACTGGCTTATTTTCCTTGGATATTTTATCCCTGGCGTTAGACATTTCACTGGCTATTTTTCCGGAATTATCGCTATTCCTCTCCGTAAATTTGCCTTGTATGCATACAGCGGTGCCTTATTCTGGGTTATTTTATTTCTAAGTATTGGCAAGCTATTTGGTCCGCAATGGGATGCTATTTTTCATTTGGTGGAGCTGTATGCACTGCGCATCGCCGCGGTCGTCGGCATTCTCCTCCTGTTGTATGTTGTTTATCGCTGGAGAGCCTTCCTGTTTAGCCCTTTCTACAAATCAGATAAATCAGTGAAAACCAGCAACAAGAAAGATTCACAATAA
- a CDS encoding DNA topoisomerase III: MKVLVLAEKPSVAREIARVMGSREKHKSYIEGPKYVVTWALGHLVGLAEPEDYDSKYASWNLEDLPILPKSSKLKVLRESNHQFKAVQQLMKRQDIGELIVATDAAREGELLARWIIQMANWKKPFRRLWISSQTDKAIKEGFAKLLPGQQFDRLYESARCRAEADWMIGLNVTRALTCRYNAQLSAGRVQTPTLGMIMEREKEITQFRSQEYDTLTADFGDFQAAWRAENGDSRMFDRTQAETLRRRLEGAKGTVVSVKKSEKNEPHPLAYDLTELQRDANQRYGFSAKQTSNVLQRLYEQHKLVTYPRTDSRYLTSDMVGTLKERLNSVAVGPYASLARPLLRNNLPITKRIVDDSKVTDHHAIIPTEQTLLLNQLSPEERKLYDLIARRFISLFYPPARYDAVAVSVTVEQETFQVKGTTIKDSGWRAVYDGSHYEMDDEEAEDRENTERDVILPELKKGDAVRIQRCLVRSGRTMPPKRYTEAALLAQMEKHGLGTPATRADLIEKLVSSDTIERQGNVMHPTGKGKQLIELAAPQLRTPELTARWEAELERIARGQGKPEPFLNSIRAMAKELVSTVKNSSAEYKPHNVTNSHCPNCGTKLLEKKGRQGKFLVCPSTDCGYRRAGEKRLSNRRCPQCHKKMEMKEGKAGLYVRCLPCGITETLDKDKQRVNKREQQKLVRQYEKQESFGSSLGDLLKAAMDQKQGK, translated from the coding sequence ATGAAGGTATTGGTATTGGCAGAAAAACCATCCGTAGCCAGAGAGATTGCACGTGTGATGGGCAGCCGTGAGAAGCATAAAAGTTATATAGAAGGACCCAAGTATGTAGTGACATGGGCATTGGGGCATTTGGTCGGCTTAGCAGAGCCGGAGGATTACGATTCTAAATATGCATCCTGGAATTTGGAGGACTTGCCGATTCTTCCAAAGAGCTCGAAGCTAAAGGTACTGCGTGAAAGCAATCATCAGTTCAAAGCTGTACAGCAGCTTATGAAGCGGCAGGACATAGGTGAGCTTATTGTGGCAACAGATGCTGCTCGTGAAGGAGAACTGTTGGCGCGTTGGATTATACAAATGGCAAACTGGAAAAAGCCTTTCCGACGCTTATGGATTTCTTCGCAGACAGATAAGGCAATCAAGGAAGGCTTTGCAAAGCTATTGCCTGGTCAGCAGTTTGATCGTTTATATGAGTCGGCTCGCTGTAGGGCTGAAGCAGACTGGATGATTGGTCTCAATGTGACTCGTGCATTGACTTGTCGGTATAACGCGCAGCTTTCGGCTGGAAGAGTACAGACTCCAACGCTGGGGATGATCATGGAACGTGAGAAAGAAATTACCCAGTTTCGATCTCAGGAATATGATACGTTGACAGCAGATTTTGGCGACTTTCAGGCAGCTTGGCGGGCAGAAAACGGGGATTCGCGTATGTTCGACCGTACGCAAGCAGAGACTTTGCGCCGTAGACTGGAGGGTGCCAAAGGCACGGTTGTCAGTGTTAAAAAGAGTGAAAAGAATGAGCCACATCCATTGGCTTACGATTTAACGGAACTGCAAAGGGACGCTAACCAGCGCTATGGCTTTTCCGCCAAACAGACATCCAATGTGCTTCAGCGTCTGTATGAACAGCATAAGCTGGTCACCTATCCACGTACAGACAGTCGTTATTTAACCTCCGATATGGTAGGTACCCTTAAGGAAAGGCTCAACAGCGTAGCCGTAGGTCCGTATGCATCCTTGGCACGCCCGTTGCTGCGCAACAATCTGCCGATCACAAAGCGAATTGTGGATGACAGTAAGGTCACGGATCACCATGCAATTATTCCTACAGAGCAGACCTTGCTGCTTAATCAGCTAAGCCCGGAGGAACGCAAGCTGTATGATCTGATTGCACGTCGTTTTATCAGTCTATTCTATCCGCCTGCACGCTATGACGCTGTAGCGGTATCGGTCACGGTAGAGCAGGAGACGTTTCAGGTCAAGGGCACAACTATAAAAGATAGTGGTTGGCGGGCTGTATATGACGGAAGCCATTATGAAATGGACGATGAAGAAGCAGAGGATCGGGAGAACACAGAGCGTGACGTTATTTTGCCTGAACTGAAAAAAGGAGATGCCGTCCGCATACAGCGTTGCCTTGTGCGATCTGGGCGGACGATGCCTCCAAAACGATACACGGAAGCGGCCTTGCTAGCCCAGATGGAGAAGCATGGACTGGGTACTCCTGCTACCCGCGCCGATCTGATCGAGAAGCTCGTCAGTTCGGATACGATTGAGCGCCAGGGGAACGTGATGCATCCCACAGGAAAAGGCAAGCAGCTGATCGAGTTGGCGGCTCCGCAGCTTCGAACGCCTGAGCTGACGGCGCGTTGGGAAGCGGAGCTGGAACGAATCGCGCGTGGTCAGGGGAAACCGGAGCCGTTTTTGAACTCTATTCGCGCTATGGCGAAAGAACTGGTTTCCACTGTGAAAAATAGCAGTGCCGAATACAAGCCTCATAACGTGACAAACAGTCATTGCCCGAATTGTGGTACAAAGCTGTTGGAGAAGAAGGGCAGACAGGGCAAGTTTCTGGTATGTCCAAGCACGGATTGCGGTTACCGTCGTGCAGGGGAAAAACGTTTGTCGAACCGGCGCTGCCCGCAGTGTCATAAGAAGATGGAAATGAAAGAAGGCAAAGCGGGACTGTATGTAAGATGTTTGCCCTGCGGCATTACCGAGACGCTGGATAAGGACAAGCAACGGGTAAACAAGCGGGAACAGCAAAAGCTGGTAAGGCAATATGAAAAGCAGGAATCTTTTGGTTCGAGCTTGGGAGATCTGCTAAAAGCAGCTATGGATCAAAAGCAGGGTAAGTAA
- a CDS encoding DUF1294 domain-containing protein: MQTGLFVWLLFINAVGYLVMSEDKKRARKHRDRVPERTLFLLALIGGALGVLIAMYRKRHKTRHISFRLGIPALLFINALLYGYFLR, translated from the coding sequence TTGCAGACAGGCTTGTTCGTATGGCTGCTGTTTATCAATGCAGTAGGCTATCTGGTAATGTCGGAGGATAAAAAAAGAGCGCGCAAGCATCGTGATCGGGTGCCTGAACGGACGCTGTTTTTGCTGGCCCTGATCGGAGGCGCATTGGGCGTGCTGATTGCGATGTACCGCAAACGCCATAAAACACGGCATATAAGCTTCAGACTCGGTATTCCTGCGTTGCTATTCATTAACGCATTGCTATATGGGTATTTTTTGCGGTAA